From Candidatus Saganbacteria bacterium, a single genomic window includes:
- a CDS encoding GAF and ANTAR domain-containing protein has product MPKTKPHKKQPLKEQILAFSEISKAISSDLSLDDILRLVVNVTAKLLKSSICSIQLIDKEKKELVIRATHSMSEEYNKKPPLRIGEGIAGKVVLENRPIVVKDIAKEPEYKYRDIARKEKLRSLLCVPLTVKGKVIGVVNSYTSRPHSFTHTEIAVLSSIACLAAVAIENTDILTMAHDMEEELRTRKLVERAKGILMRDEKLTEEEAYLKLQKFSMDSRKSMKDIAESLIVSYNLRRLR; this is encoded by the coding sequence ATGCCAAAGACTAAGCCGCACAAAAAACAGCCGTTAAAAGAACAGATATTGGCCTTCAGCGAGATAAGCAAGGCGATCTCCTCTGACCTGTCGCTTGATGACATATTGCGCCTGGTCGTGAACGTCACCGCGAAGCTTTTAAAATCTAGCATCTGCTCCATCCAGCTCATCGACAAGGAGAAAAAAGAGCTCGTGATCCGCGCCACGCACAGCATGAGCGAGGAGTACAATAAAAAACCGCCGCTCAGGATCGGCGAAGGCATCGCCGGCAAAGTTGTGCTGGAGAACAGGCCGATAGTCGTGAAAGACATCGCGAAGGAACCGGAATACAAATATAGGGATATCGCCAGGAAAGAAAAGCTCAGATCATTACTCTGCGTTCCGCTTACTGTAAAAGGAAAGGTCATCGGCGTGGTAAATTCGTACACTTCAAGACCACACTCCTTCACTCATACCGAGATCGCAGTCCTGTCTTCGATCGCATGCCTCGCGGCCGTAGCCATTGAAAACACGGATATACTGACCATGGCCCACGATATGGAAGAAGAGCTCAGGACGAGAAAACTTGTCGAAAGGGCCAAAGGCATCCTCATGAGGGACGAGAAACTGACCGAGGAAGAGGCTTATCTCAAGCTCCAGAAGTTCTCGATGGATTCCCGCAAAAGTATGAAGGATATTGCGGAGTCCCTGATAGTAAGTTATAATCTGAGAAGATTAAGGTAA